One stretch of Deltaproteobacteria bacterium DNA includes these proteins:
- a CDS encoding response regulator transcription factor, producing the protein MATRIVLADDHAIFRQGLRSLLRQQPDVEVVAEVERAADLLGTLAVTPCDLLLLDLQMERWMMNDIEHLSSVTRVIVLTASERIEDGLAAIRLGARAIVQKRFGVETLMEAIRAVQEGLVWMPATLQAELASQLRGAPAVKLTTREGEVVRCVALGMRNAEIAERCQISEATVKTHINNIFAKLDVRDRVELTRYAFRTGLLSPRE; encoded by the coding sequence ATGGCGACGCGCATCGTTCTCGCGGATGACCACGCGATCTTCCGGCAGGGACTGCGCTCGCTCCTGCGTCAGCAGCCCGACGTCGAGGTCGTGGCCGAGGTCGAACGCGCGGCCGATCTCCTCGGCACGCTCGCCGTCACGCCCTGCGATCTCCTGCTGCTCGACCTGCAGATGGAGCGCTGGATGATGAACGACATCGAGCACCTCTCGAGCGTGACACGCGTCATCGTGCTCACGGCGAGCGAGCGGATCGAGGACGGGCTCGCCGCCATCCGGCTCGGCGCGCGCGCCATCGTCCAGAAGCGTTTCGGCGTCGAAACGCTCATGGAGGCGATCCGCGCCGTACAGGAAGGGCTCGTCTGGATGCCGGCGACGCTCCAGGCCGAGCTTGCCTCGCAGCTCCGGGGCGCGCCCGCCGTGAAGCTCACGACGCGCGAGGGCGAGGTCGTCCGCTGCGTCGCGCTCGGCATGCGCAACGCCGAGATCGCCGAGCGCTGTCAGATCAGCGAAGCGACCGTGAAGACGCACATCAACAACATCTTCGCGAAGCTCGACGTCCGCGACCGCGTCGAGCTCACGCGCTACGCCTTCCGCACGGGACTGCTCAGCCCGCGCGAGTGA
- a CDS encoding Gfo/Idh/MocA family oxidoreductase has product MAIGVGIIGTGKHGGRYLRHVADVPRLRVAALCRRDRVAGERQAAAVGARFHADPEALVADPAVDLVVLVVPPTLNVRLATAAARSGKALLIEKPLAPTVAECRVIAEEATRAGVTAMVAHTLRFNGVVRALREALPSIGRLHAAVLTQRFEPSELGWLDRRAESGGGIVLHTGVHGFDALRFLTGREAMRVSAAAGRVATRDTEDNFAATIALDDGILAQVAGSRATVGRGGAIELAGRAGQLVGDHVHGIAARLVGTTRMELAIGAPAMTVEAVLAEMAAALVQRRTPAITLADGAKSVAIAEACYRSIASGRAEAVERW; this is encoded by the coding sequence TTGGCGATCGGAGTCGGCATCATCGGGACGGGCAAGCACGGGGGGCGCTACCTGCGGCACGTCGCGGACGTGCCGCGCCTCCGGGTGGCGGCGCTCTGCCGCCGCGACCGGGTCGCGGGGGAGCGGCAAGCGGCGGCCGTCGGCGCCCGCTTCCATGCCGACCCCGAAGCGCTCGTCGCCGACCCCGCCGTCGATCTCGTGGTGCTCGTCGTCCCTCCGACCCTGAACGTGCGGCTCGCGACCGCCGCCGCCCGCTCCGGGAAGGCGCTGCTCATCGAGAAGCCGCTCGCCCCCACGGTCGCCGAGTGCCGCGTCATCGCGGAGGAGGCCACGCGCGCCGGCGTGACCGCGATGGTCGCGCACACCCTCCGCTTCAACGGGGTGGTGCGCGCGCTCCGCGAGGCGCTGCCGTCGATCGGCCGGCTCCATGCCGCGGTGCTGACCCAGCGCTTCGAGCCGTCGGAGCTCGGGTGGCTCGATCGCCGCGCCGAGTCGGGCGGCGGCATCGTCCTCCACACGGGTGTCCACGGCTTCGACGCCCTCCGCTTCCTCACCGGCCGCGAGGCGATGCGTGTGAGCGCGGCGGCCGGGCGGGTCGCGACGCGCGACACCGAGGACAATTTCGCGGCGACGATTGCGCTCGACGACGGGATCCTGGCGCAGGTCGCGGGCTCGCGCGCCACCGTCGGTCGCGGCGGCGCGATCGAGCTCGCGGGGCGCGCGGGCCAGCTCGTCGGCGATCACGTCCACGGCATCGCGGCGCGCCTCGTCGGCACGACGCGCATGGAGCTCGCCATCGGCGCGCCGGCGATGACCGTCGAGGCGGTCCTCGCGGAGATGGCGGCGGCCCTCGTGCAGCGCCGGACCCCCGCGATCACGCTCGCCGACGGCGCCAAGTCCGTCGCCATCGCCGAAGCGTGCTATCGCTCGATCGCGAGCGGCCGCGCCGAGGCCGTCGAGCGCTGGTGA
- a CDS encoding class I SAM-dependent methyltransferase produces the protein MHEALRDPKVTATLDRLHAAAKGDRWVFLRAAPAGLWSVLTGRSMLDGVLPYLKDAYIPISPEQGELLYLTARLIDARTIVEFGTSFGISALYLAAAARANGGRFFGSEREPNKIASARANLAEAGLADVAEVREGDAMETFADLPPPVDLVLLDGWKDLYLPMLRLLQPKLRKGTAVFADNIFTFPKELASYVAFVRDPANGFESTTIPLGHGLEYSVRVR, from the coding sequence CTGCACGAAGCGCTGAGGGATCCGAAGGTGACGGCGACGTTGGATCGGCTGCACGCCGCCGCGAAGGGCGACCGTTGGGTGTTCCTGCGCGCGGCGCCGGCCGGGCTCTGGTCTGTGCTGACCGGCCGCTCGATGCTCGACGGCGTCCTGCCGTACTTGAAGGATGCCTACATTCCGATCTCGCCCGAGCAAGGCGAGCTCCTCTACCTCACCGCGCGCCTGATCGACGCGCGCACGATCGTCGAGTTCGGCACGTCGTTCGGCATCTCGGCGCTCTACCTTGCGGCAGCGGCGCGGGCGAACGGCGGGCGCTTCTTCGGCAGCGAGCGCGAGCCGAACAAGATCGCCTCCGCGCGCGCCAACCTCGCCGAGGCGGGGCTCGCCGACGTCGCCGAGGTGCGCGAGGGCGACGCCATGGAGACGTTCGCCGACCTGCCGCCGCCGGTCGACCTCGTGCTCCTCGACGGCTGGAAGGACCTCTATCTGCCCATGCTGCGGCTCCTGCAGCCGAAGCTCCGCAAGGGTACCGCCGTGTTCGCCGACAACATCTTCACCTTCCCGAAGGAGCTCGCGTCGTACGTCGCCTTCGTGCGCGATCCGGCCAACGGCTTCGAGTCCACGACGATTCCGCTCGGGCACGGCCTCGAATACTCGGTGCGGGTGCGCTGA
- a CDS encoding TetR/AcrR family transcriptional regulator, with product MPTRTATLANLDDRSRQDRRRARTRSRLLAAAKRMLATKGFHGTKIADIAAAADVGTGTFYLYFPTKDALFADLVRETALAAKEAMDAAKAAHANPVERARVGGETFFRFAAENRDVFKILFGHSAHFNELLREVHQIFVADIEQDFAAGVAAGAFRDLPPAFAAQAIVGLLTQVVSWWIDRRDVSIEEITSMTHRMLTQGTTVQGEHP from the coding sequence ATGCCGACACGTACAGCGACCCTCGCCAACCTCGATGATCGGAGCCGGCAGGACCGCCGCCGCGCCCGCACCCGGAGCCGGCTCCTCGCGGCGGCCAAGCGGATGCTCGCGACCAAGGGATTCCACGGCACCAAGATCGCGGACATCGCGGCCGCCGCCGACGTCGGCACCGGCACGTTCTACCTGTACTTCCCCACCAAGGATGCGCTCTTCGCCGACCTCGTGCGCGAAACCGCGCTCGCCGCCAAGGAGGCGATGGACGCCGCCAAGGCCGCGCACGCGAATCCGGTGGAGCGTGCCCGCGTCGGCGGCGAGACCTTCTTCCGGTTCGCCGCCGAGAACCGCGACGTCTTCAAGATCCTCTTCGGCCACAGCGCGCATTTCAACGAGCTCTTGCGCGAGGTCCATCAGATCTTCGTGGCCGACATCGAGCAGGATTTCGCCGCCGGCGTCGCCGCCGGCGCGTTCCGCGACCTCCCCCCGGCGTTCGCCGCCCAGGCGATCGTCGGGTTGCTCACGCAAGTCGTGTCCTGGTGGATCGACCGCCGGGACGTCTCCATCGAAGAGATCACGTCCATGACTCACCGCATGCTCACGCAGGGCACGACGGTGCAAGGAGAACACCCATGA
- a CDS encoding ferritin-like domain-containing protein — protein MTEPAVAASDLDAVEDFTERLSTTFDTCYTWSYDSFKAGLRALYDKAKQNQWDQATALDWSIDVDPEAENLPDMNNPLFGTRLWAKLTEREIRKFRQEQLSWSLSQFLHGEQGALLATAQIVDAVPWMDAKYYAATQVMDEARHVETYDHYLRDKVKKEYPINPHLKTLLDQILTDSRWDMKYLGMQILVEGLAMAAFGLMEKFSNEPLLKQLTQYIMRDESRHVAFGVLSLEGVYKDFNERELREREEFTYEGCRLMRDRLYAVEVWQEMGLPIEETHQIVMQSEIMREFQKMLFSKVVPNCKRLGLLTPWVRERFHELDILKFEHEEASA, from the coding sequence ATGACCGAGCCCGCCGTCGCCGCGAGCGACCTCGACGCCGTCGAGGACTTCACCGAGCGCCTCTCGACCACCTTCGACACCTGCTACACGTGGTCGTACGACTCGTTCAAAGCCGGTCTCCGCGCCCTCTACGACAAGGCCAAGCAGAATCAGTGGGACCAGGCGACCGCGCTCGACTGGTCGATCGACGTCGATCCCGAGGCCGAGAACCTTCCCGACATGAACAACCCGCTCTTCGGGACGCGCCTCTGGGCGAAGCTCACCGAGCGCGAGATCCGGAAGTTCCGCCAGGAGCAGCTCTCGTGGAGCCTCTCGCAGTTCCTGCACGGCGAGCAGGGGGCGCTCCTCGCGACCGCGCAGATCGTCGACGCGGTGCCGTGGATGGACGCCAAGTACTACGCAGCGACGCAGGTGATGGACGAGGCGCGCCACGTCGAGACCTACGACCACTACCTGCGCGACAAGGTCAAGAAGGAATACCCGATCAACCCGCACTTGAAGACGCTGCTCGACCAGATCCTCACCGACTCGCGCTGGGACATGAAGTACCTCGGCATGCAGATCCTGGTGGAAGGCCTCGCCATGGCGGCCTTCGGGCTCATGGAGAAGTTCTCGAACGAGCCGCTCTTGAAGCAGCTCACGCAGTACATCATGCGCGACGAGTCGCGCCACGTGGCATTCGGCGTGCTGTCCCTCGAGGGCGTGTACAAGGACTTCAACGAGCGCGAGCTCCGCGAGCGCGAGGAGTTCACCTACGAGGGCTGCCGCCTCATGCGCGACCGCCTCTACGCGGTGGAGGTGTGGCAGGAGATGGGGCTGCCGATCGAGGAGACGCACCAGATCGTGATGCAGTCCGAGATCATGCGCGAGTTCCAGAAGATGCTGTTCTCGAAGGTGGTGCCGAACTGCAAACGGCTCGGGCTTCTCACCCCGTGGGTGCGCGAGCGGTTCCACGAGCTCGACATCCTGAAGTTCGAGCACGAAGAAGCGAGCGCGTAA
- a CDS encoding wax ester/triacylglycerol synthase family O-acyltransferase yields the protein MSVEQLRAADAAYFYLETPSQHMHVTATMLFEPPGVRLPDGEAPDAQMVAASTAERLARRLASEPTFRKRLVEAPLTITHPAWVQASEFDLRDHLRLVTLPPPGSREQLLEHVGRIAGTPLARERPLWELWALAGVEGGLVGIVLKVHHSMVDGVSGVELLGRLFADAYLSGAPEAPAAGPTEPSLPELAASVLSSALALPLRVYRTLARTVAALGPVMRTAIENANADAAPTLPFSAPRTLLNRALTAERRVAFGSVPLAAVKEVKAAFGVTVNDVVLAGSALALGEYLRAHGETPGRPLVASVPVSEHGAPGAGPATNRVSVMFVGLPVHLTRVEDVLAFVHGQTSGAKKIHGSFGATMLAEWVDLAPPALFAAAMGLYSRWRLADRLPPPHSVVISNVPGPPFSLSVGNARLVAAYPIGPVLEGAGVNISVVSYIDTIHVGLATCPRAVPDPAKLAEGIVRAVGAMQEAARRPRDTERVRTSGSGA from the coding sequence ATGAGCGTCGAGCAGCTCCGTGCGGCGGACGCGGCGTATTTCTACCTGGAGACGCCGAGCCAGCACATGCACGTGACGGCGACCATGTTGTTCGAGCCGCCGGGCGTTCGCCTGCCGGACGGCGAGGCTCCCGACGCGCAGATGGTCGCCGCATCCACGGCCGAGCGCCTCGCGCGTCGCCTCGCGTCGGAGCCGACCTTTCGCAAGCGGCTCGTCGAGGCGCCGCTCACGATCACCCATCCCGCCTGGGTGCAGGCCTCCGAGTTCGATCTCCGCGACCACTTGCGTCTGGTGACGCTGCCGCCGCCGGGATCGCGCGAGCAGCTGCTGGAGCACGTCGGCCGCATCGCCGGCACGCCGCTCGCCCGCGAGCGGCCGCTCTGGGAGCTGTGGGCCCTGGCCGGAGTGGAAGGCGGCCTGGTGGGCATCGTGCTGAAGGTCCATCATTCCATGGTCGACGGCGTCTCCGGCGTCGAGCTCTTGGGACGCCTCTTCGCCGACGCCTACCTGAGCGGCGCGCCCGAGGCGCCCGCCGCCGGGCCGACCGAGCCGTCGCTCCCCGAGCTCGCCGCGTCGGTGCTATCGTCGGCGTTGGCGCTGCCGCTGCGGGTGTACCGCACGCTGGCGCGAACCGTTGCCGCTCTCGGACCCGTGATGCGCACCGCGATCGAGAACGCCAATGCCGACGCGGCGCCGACGCTGCCGTTTTCGGCGCCGCGCACCCTCCTGAACCGGGCGCTCACCGCGGAGCGCCGGGTCGCGTTCGGAAGCGTGCCTCTCGCCGCGGTGAAGGAGGTGAAGGCCGCCTTCGGCGTGACGGTGAACGACGTGGTGCTCGCCGGCTCCGCGCTGGCGCTCGGCGAGTACCTGCGCGCGCACGGTGAAACGCCGGGCCGACCGCTGGTCGCCAGCGTGCCCGTCTCCGAGCACGGCGCCCCCGGGGCCGGGCCGGCGACCAACCGCGTCTCCGTGATGTTCGTCGGCCTGCCGGTGCACCTCACGCGCGTGGAGGACGTTCTGGCGTTCGTGCACGGGCAGACGAGCGGCGCCAAGAAGATCCACGGGTCGTTCGGCGCGACGATGCTCGCCGAATGGGTCGATCTCGCGCCGCCGGCGCTGTTCGCCGCGGCGATGGGGCTCTACTCGCGCTGGCGGCTCGCGGACCGCTTGCCGCCGCCCCATAGCGTGGTGATCTCGAACGTTCCGGGGCCGCCGTTCTCACTGTCGGTCGGGAACGCCCGGCTCGTCGCGGCATATCCGATCGGTCCCGTGCTCGAAGGTGCGGGCGTCAACATCAGCGTGGTGAGCTACATCGACACGATCCACGTCGGGTTGGCCACCTGCCCGCGCGCGGTGCCGGACCCGGCCAAGCTCGCCGAGGGCATCGTGCGCGCCGTAGGCGCCATGCAGGAGGCGGCGCGCCGCCCCCGGGATACGGAGCGCGTCCGTACCTCCGGAAGCGGCGCGTGA
- a CDS encoding dodecin domain-containing protein, which produces MADSVYKIIELVGTSPDSWEKAAKVAVERAAKTLRDLRVAEIVQLDMTVEDGKVTLYRAKVKVSFKYED; this is translated from the coding sequence ATGGCGGACAGCGTGTACAAGATCATCGAGCTCGTCGGCACCAGCCCCGATTCCTGGGAGAAGGCGGCCAAGGTCGCCGTCGAGCGCGCCGCGAAGACCCTGCGCGATCTCCGCGTTGCCGAGATCGTCCAACTGGACATGACGGTGGAGGACGGCAAGGTCACCCTCTACCGGGCGAAGGTCAAGGTCTCCTTCAAGTACGAGGACTAG
- a CDS encoding methyltransferase domain-containing protein, with product MTGPARPRSDQDLRTTNQRFFDDLWRESRLIGPERFNTWPLVRDLAAGATRRLEVAPGLRPRLPIAGTHFADISGPAVAALRAHGGHATRASITALPFPSRRFQLVCALDIVEHVEDDDAALGELTRTAAPGATFLLSIPLHPERWTMLDELVGHCRRYEPARLLAMLDRHGLVVEQTAEHSMQPKSSRLIDCGMWFLVHRRGRAIWWYNHVFMPLALRFERKLVLTRGLVDLERADEILLVCRLAG from the coding sequence GTGACCGGACCCGCGCGCCCGCGCAGCGACCAGGATCTCCGCACGACCAACCAGCGGTTCTTCGACGACCTCTGGCGCGAGTCGCGCCTGATCGGCCCCGAGCGTTTCAACACCTGGCCGCTCGTCCGCGACCTCGCCGCCGGGGCAACGCGGCGGCTCGAGGTGGCGCCCGGGCTGCGGCCGCGCCTGCCGATCGCGGGCACGCACTTCGCCGACATCAGCGGCCCGGCGGTCGCCGCGCTCCGCGCGCACGGCGGTCACGCGACGCGCGCGTCGATCACGGCCCTGCCGTTTCCGAGCCGGCGCTTCCAGCTGGTCTGCGCGCTCGACATCGTCGAGCACGTCGAGGACGACGACGCGGCGCTCGGCGAGCTCACCCGGACCGCGGCGCCGGGCGCGACGTTCCTCCTCTCGATCCCCCTGCACCCCGAGCGCTGGACGATGCTCGACGAGCTGGTCGGGCACTGTCGCCGCTACGAGCCCGCACGCCTGCTCGCCATGCTCGACCGACACGGGCTGGTGGTCGAGCAGACGGCCGAGCACTCGATGCAGCCGAAGTCGTCCCGGCTCATCGACTGCGGGATGTGGTTCCTCGTGCACCGCCGCGGCCGGGCGATCTGGTGGTACAACCACGTCTTCATGCCGCTAGCGCTCCGCTTCGAACGCAAGCTCGTGTTGACCCGGGGCCTCGTCGATCTCGAGCGGGCCGACGAGATCCTGCTGGTCTGCCGCCTCGCCGGCTGA
- a CDS encoding CoA transferase, giving the protein MTASRIAPLSGIRVLEVANWLAAPAAGALMADLGAEVVKIEPPEGDVFRGYRMTSMGYSRPFEHNYAFECDNRGKRSVTVALDRPGGPALVRRLAATFDVFLTNLIQPRCVRYGLDFDDVRTVNPRVVYTAFSGYGRRGPDAGRPGFDYAAFWARTGIMGLVGEPPSPPPLCRAGQGDHTTALNVLAAVLAALRVRDRTDEAQYVEVTLQGTGMYTLATDFQAALVQREQPRRHDRSRPANPIWNSYQCRDGEWILLVMPQPDPYWPRFCAALGKPQWGSDPRYDSLAKRRDETVELTAAIAAAFATRPRAEWAARLDAHGLIWAPVATLPDVIADPQARAMGWITEIDHPTFGRFETIGTPFHIAGADVGPRGGAPEAGAHTFEVLAELGVDDEEIARLAADGVLG; this is encoded by the coding sequence ATGACCGCGTCCCGCATCGCCCCGCTCTCCGGCATTCGCGTGCTCGAGGTCGCGAACTGGCTCGCGGCGCCCGCCGCGGGCGCGCTCATGGCGGATCTCGGCGCCGAGGTCGTCAAGATCGAGCCGCCCGAAGGCGACGTCTTTCGCGGCTACCGCATGACGTCGATGGGCTACTCGCGGCCCTTCGAGCACAACTACGCCTTCGAGTGCGACAACCGCGGCAAACGCTCCGTGACGGTCGCGCTCGATCGCCCCGGCGGTCCCGCGCTCGTGCGGCGGCTCGCCGCCACGTTCGACGTGTTCCTCACGAACCTCATCCAACCGCGCTGCGTACGCTACGGCCTCGACTTCGACGACGTGCGCACCGTGAACCCGCGCGTCGTCTACACCGCCTTCAGCGGCTACGGACGCCGCGGTCCCGACGCGGGCCGACCCGGCTTCGACTACGCGGCCTTCTGGGCGCGCACGGGCATCATGGGCCTCGTCGGCGAGCCGCCCTCGCCGCCCCCGCTCTGCCGCGCCGGACAAGGGGACCACACGACCGCGCTCAACGTCCTCGCCGCCGTACTCGCCGCGCTCCGCGTTCGCGACCGCACCGACGAAGCGCAGTACGTCGAGGTCACGTTGCAGGGCACGGGCATGTACACGCTCGCGACCGACTTCCAGGCCGCGCTCGTGCAGCGCGAGCAGCCGCGCCGGCACGACCGCTCACGCCCGGCGAACCCGATCTGGAACTCGTACCAATGCCGCGACGGCGAGTGGATCCTGCTCGTCATGCCGCAGCCCGATCCGTACTGGCCGCGCTTCTGCGCCGCGCTCGGAAAGCCGCAGTGGGGAAGCGATCCGCGCTACGATTCGCTCGCGAAGCGGCGCGACGAGACGGTCGAGCTGACGGCTGCGATCGCCGCGGCGTTCGCGACCAGGCCGCGCGCGGAGTGGGCGGCGCGGCTCGACGCCCACGGCCTCATCTGGGCGCCCGTCGCGACACTCCCCGACGTCATCGCCGACCCGCAGGCGCGCGCCATGGGGTGGATCACCGAGATCGACCATCCGACGTTCGGCCGCTTCGAGACGATCGGCACGCCGTTCCACATCGCGGGCGCCGACGTCGGTCCGCGCGGCGGCGCACCCGAGGCCGGCGCGCACACGTTCGAGGTGCTGGCGGAGCTCGGCGTCGATGACGAGGAGATCGCCCGCCTCGCCGCCGACGGCGTGCTCGGCTGA
- a CDS encoding cytochrome P450 — MTVDPRNAPEELWAPLNDPAFWAGDPGPHLTRLRREAPVLWNPVFRYWALAHHADVMTVSRDPATFCSSQGVLAVEIGVTYPFPPTMMHTDAPEHSRYRNLVQPGFAPRVMRALETRVRTRAGAFVERLTAGTTVDFTEAVAIPFPVAIIRELLGLDHVDDARVLRWSDAAIPGSTPMTREEIEAARADQRTTLLAATIARRGVDGDDLTTALANAAIDGDRLTDDEILLFQEQLLIAGNETTRNMISGGMAALATRPEAWARLRAEPALVAPAVEEWLRWTTPVISFMRTATRATELGGVAIAAGEPVLMLYASANRDESVFGSNAGEFQVDRTPNPHVAFGFGPHVCLGAALARLEGRALLEKLLERFATVELAGEVVRTESSVIAGIRALPLLLR; from the coding sequence ATGACCGTCGATCCCAGGAACGCGCCCGAGGAGCTCTGGGCGCCGCTCAACGACCCCGCCTTCTGGGCCGGCGATCCGGGGCCGCACCTCACGCGCCTGCGTCGCGAGGCACCGGTCCTGTGGAACCCCGTGTTCCGCTATTGGGCTCTCGCCCATCACGCCGACGTCATGACGGTCTCGCGCGACCCCGCGACCTTCTGCTCCTCGCAGGGCGTCCTCGCGGTGGAGATCGGCGTCACCTACCCGTTCCCGCCCACGATGATGCACACCGACGCGCCGGAGCACTCCCGGTATCGGAACCTCGTCCAGCCCGGGTTCGCTCCGCGCGTGATGCGCGCGCTCGAGACGCGGGTGCGGACGCGCGCGGGCGCCTTCGTCGAGCGGCTCACCGCGGGCACGACCGTCGACTTCACCGAAGCGGTCGCGATCCCCTTCCCGGTGGCGATCATCCGCGAGCTCCTCGGACTCGACCACGTCGACGACGCGCGCGTCCTGCGCTGGTCGGACGCGGCGATCCCCGGATCGACGCCCATGACGCGGGAGGAGATCGAGGCGGCCCGCGCGGATCAGCGCACGACGCTCCTCGCCGCGACCATCGCCCGGCGCGGCGTCGACGGCGACGACCTCACGACCGCGCTCGCCAACGCCGCGATCGACGGCGACCGCCTCACCGACGACGAGATCCTCCTGTTCCAGGAGCAGCTCCTGATCGCCGGCAACGAGACCACCCGCAACATGATCTCGGGCGGGATGGCGGCGCTCGCGACGCGCCCGGAGGCGTGGGCGCGCCTACGCGCCGAGCCGGCGCTCGTGGCGCCGGCGGTCGAGGAGTGGCTGCGCTGGACGACCCCCGTCATCTCGTTCATGCGGACGGCGACGCGCGCGACCGAGCTCGGCGGCGTCGCGATCGCGGCCGGTGAGCCGGTCCTGATGCTCTACGCATCGGCCAACCGCGACGAGTCCGTGTTCGGCTCGAACGCCGGCGAGTTCCAGGTCGACCGCACCCCGAACCCGCACGTGGCGTTCGGCTTCGGCCCGCACGTCTGCCTCGGCGCCGCGCTCGCCCGCCTCGAAGGTCGGGCGCTCCTCGAGAAGCTCCTCGAACGCTTCGCGACGGTCGAGCTCGCGGGTGAGGTCGTGCGCACCGAGTCGTCGGTGATCGCGGGCATCCGCGCGCTGCCGCTCCTGCTGCGCTGA
- a CDS encoding MAPEG family protein — METLLANPAFRTYAFCTAILGLKMVFSAVYTGTQRSRTRGFINAEDAATFGPPGATAGDQEHPEVAHALRIQRNDLEAIPIFFAVGLVYVLTGASPFGAKVFCWTFTLARLAHTYCYMHHIQPWRAVSFVVATSATVLMALRVLWTTL, encoded by the coding sequence GTGGAAACCTTGTTGGCCAATCCCGCCTTTCGGACCTACGCCTTCTGCACCGCCATCCTCGGCCTGAAGATGGTGTTCTCGGCCGTCTACACCGGCACGCAACGCTCGCGGACCCGAGGCTTCATCAACGCCGAGGACGCCGCCACGTTCGGACCGCCGGGCGCGACCGCCGGCGACCAGGAGCACCCCGAGGTCGCGCACGCGCTCCGCATCCAACGGAACGACCTCGAAGCCATTCCGATCTTCTTCGCGGTCGGCCTCGTCTACGTGCTGACGGGCGCGTCGCCCTTCGGCGCCAAGGTCTTCTGCTGGACCTTCACGCTCGCGCGCCTGGCGCACACCTACTGCTACATGCATCACATCCAGCCGTGGCGGGCGGTGAGCTTCGTCGTCGCGACGTCGGCGACCGTCCTCATGGCGCTCCGGGTGCTGTGGACGACGCTCTGA